A single genomic interval of Pontibacter deserti harbors:
- a CDS encoding DUF721 domain-containing protein — MRYYKKKEEIAKRKAGTQTIGESIKGLLQAYRLEGKLNEVNLVQRWEEIMGKPIALKTQELYFRDSKLFVRLTSAPLKHELNMSKSKVVELLNRAAGHEVVKEVVFL; from the coding sequence GTGCGCTACTACAAGAAGAAGGAAGAGATTGCGAAGCGAAAAGCCGGCACACAAACTATAGGCGAAAGTATAAAAGGGCTTTTGCAGGCTTACCGCCTTGAGGGTAAACTGAATGAAGTAAACCTGGTGCAACGCTGGGAAGAGATTATGGGTAAACCAATAGCCCTAAAAACGCAGGAACTATACTTCAGAGACAGTAAACTTTTTGTTCGCTTAACCTCTGCCCCGCTAAAGCACGAACTTAACATGAGCAAAAGCAAAGTAGTAGAACTACTAAACCGCGCCGCTGGCCACGAGGTGGTGAAGGAAGTGGTGTTTTTATAG
- the recF gene encoding DNA replication/repair protein RecF (All proteins in this family for which functions are known are DNA-binding proteins that assist the filamentation of RecA onto DNA for the initiation of recombination or recombinational repair.) gives MLLENLSLLFFKNYDDATLAFSEHINCFIGDNGSGKTNLLDAIHYLSLTKSAFNSSDAQSIKQGEEFFMVKGRFKIDGDKHTVQVSLKQGQKKTVTHNKVVYEKMSEHIGRFPVVLISPYDTDLIREGSEERRKYFDSLISQLDHTYLEQLIQYNYILKQRNSLLKQFAERNYYDRDYLHILNEQLVPLGQQLAQEREKFLEMFVPVFQKHYRHISDSSETVTLTYKSQLLGSDFAHQLLQNERRDMALQRTTIGPHKDDFVFLMDGNPVKHFGSQGQQKSYVIALKLAHFEVMAERQHHKPLLLLDDIFDRLDEKRITKLMQMVAAHTFGQIFLTDTHLDRTDKILEGLSESIRRFDVKDGIVKVIGEL, from the coding sequence ATGCTCCTCGAAAATCTAAGTCTGCTGTTTTTCAAGAACTACGACGATGCCACGCTGGCTTTCTCGGAGCATATAAATTGCTTTATTGGCGATAACGGAAGCGGCAAAACCAACCTGCTGGATGCCATACATTACCTCTCACTTACCAAAAGTGCCTTTAATAGCTCCGATGCCCAAAGTATAAAACAGGGCGAAGAGTTTTTTATGGTGAAAGGCCGCTTTAAGATTGACGGTGACAAGCACACCGTGCAGGTAAGCTTAAAGCAAGGCCAGAAAAAGACTGTAACGCACAACAAGGTGGTGTATGAGAAGATGAGCGAGCATATCGGCCGTTTCCCCGTGGTGCTGATCTCGCCTTACGATACTGACCTGATTCGTGAAGGTAGCGAAGAGCGCCGCAAGTATTTTGATAGCCTGATCTCGCAACTGGACCATACTTACCTGGAGCAACTTATACAATACAATTATATTCTGAAGCAACGCAATTCGCTGTTAAAGCAGTTTGCTGAGCGCAACTACTACGACCGCGATTACCTGCACATCCTGAATGAGCAGCTTGTACCGCTGGGTCAGCAATTGGCGCAGGAGCGCGAAAAGTTCTTAGAAATGTTCGTGCCCGTGTTCCAGAAGCATTACCGCCACATCTCCGACAGTTCCGAAACCGTTACCCTAACCTATAAAAGCCAGCTGTTAGGTTCTGATTTTGCACACCAGCTGTTACAGAACGAGCGTAGGGATATGGCACTGCAACGCACAACTATAGGCCCACATAAAGATGATTTCGTGTTTCTGATGGATGGCAACCCGGTGAAGCATTTTGGCTCGCAGGGACAGCAGAAAAGCTATGTTATTGCCCTGAAACTGGCCCACTTTGAAGTAATGGCCGAACGCCAGCACCACAAACCCCTGCTCCTTTTAGATGACATCTTCGACCGCCTTGACGAAAAGCGTATTACCAAGCTCATGCAAATGGTAGCCGCCCATACTTTCGGCCAGATCTTTTTAACAGACACCCACCTAGACCGCACCGACAAAATACTCGAAGGCCTCTCCGAAAGTATCCGAAGATTTGATGTGAAAGATGGGATTGTAAAGGTTATTGGAGAATTGTAG
- the ribH gene encoding 6,7-dimethyl-8-ribityllumazine synthase yields the protein MATALKNLNEYNTASFADMSDKKFGIVVAEWHKDITDALSNGAIETLLKHGAQKENIFRNTVPGSFELTLGAQFLAQHEEIDAVICIGVVIKGDTKHDDYINHAVANGLTNVSLKYNKPVAFGLVTTNNLEQALDRAGGKHGNKGVEAAAAVIHMLSF from the coding sequence ATGGCAACAGCTTTAAAGAACCTGAACGAGTATAACACCGCCTCTTTCGCGGATATGTCTGATAAAAAATTTGGCATTGTAGTAGCAGAGTGGCACAAAGACATTACTGATGCCCTGAGCAATGGCGCAATTGAAACGCTGCTGAAGCACGGTGCACAAAAAGAGAATATCTTCCGCAATACAGTGCCAGGTAGCTTCGAACTCACCTTAGGAGCGCAGTTCCTGGCGCAGCACGAAGAAATTGATGCCGTAATCTGTATCGGTGTTGTAATAAAAGGCGATACCAAACACGACGATTACATAAACCATGCAGTAGCAAACGGCCTTACCAATGTGTCCTTAAAGTATAACAAGCCGGTTGCTTTCGGTTTAGTAACTACCAACAACCTGGAGCAGGCCCTGGACAGAGCCGGCGGCAAGCACGGCAACAAAGGTGTAGAGGCAGCGGCGGCAGTCATCCATATGCTCAGCTTTTAG
- a CDS encoding TraR/DksA family transcriptional regulator, with product MNTNEEKQRYSREELMEFENIILEKLTNAKKEVAFIKETLSRRNDTGTDNTASPTKVLEDGADTAEKESLNQLASRQMKFIQQLENALIRIKNGTYGVCIVTGKLIPKERLRAVPHTQHTIEAKLQRND from the coding sequence ATGAATACGAACGAAGAAAAACAGCGGTACTCCAGAGAAGAATTAATGGAGTTTGAGAACATCATCCTTGAGAAGCTGACCAATGCCAAAAAGGAAGTAGCGTTTATCAAGGAAACCCTTAGCCGCCGTAACGATACAGGTACTGATAACACTGCATCTCCGACAAAAGTATTGGAAGATGGCGCTGATACTGCAGAAAAGGAAAGCTTAAACCAGCTGGCATCCCGCCAGATGAAGTTTATCCAGCAGCTGGAGAATGCTCTTATCCGCATTAAGAACGGTACCTATGGTGTTTGCATCGTAACAGGTAAACTTATACCTAAAGAGAGACTTCGTGCCGTACCGCACACACAACATACTATTGAAGCTAAATTACAGCGTAACGACTAG
- the scpB gene encoding SMC-Scp complex subunit ScpB, which translates to MNILQYHIQALVFCAQSPISIEEIQRCLTEALQLEVLVSDVLESIEAINEQLNDTGFAFQIYAIGGGYQFLTKPEYQETVSVYLKQKSKKKLSASALETLAIIAYKQPITRSALEQIRGVGCDYAVQKLLEKDLIEIKGKADTIGRPVLYGTSQKFMDYFGINHIKDLPQLKDFATEENTIGEVAD; encoded by the coding sequence TTGAATATCCTGCAGTACCACATACAAGCACTGGTTTTCTGTGCGCAATCTCCTATCAGTATAGAGGAAATTCAGCGTTGCCTTACGGAGGCGCTGCAATTGGAAGTGCTGGTAAGCGATGTGCTGGAAAGTATAGAAGCTATAAATGAGCAGCTGAACGATACCGGTTTTGCCTTCCAGATCTACGCGATAGGGGGTGGTTACCAGTTTCTGACAAAGCCGGAGTACCAGGAAACGGTAAGTGTTTACCTGAAACAGAAATCAAAGAAAAAATTGTCAGCGTCTGCACTCGAGACGCTGGCAATTATTGCCTATAAGCAGCCTATTACCCGCAGTGCCCTGGAGCAGATCCGCGGCGTAGGTTGCGATTATGCCGTCCAGAAACTACTGGAGAAAGACCTTATTGAGATTAAAGGAAAAGCTGATACCATCGGAAGGCCGGTACTTTACGGTACTTCGCAGAAGTTTATGGACTACTTCGGTATCAACCACATAAAAGACCTCCCACAGCTAAAAGATTTCGCTACGGAAGAGAACACAATCGGCGAAGTAGCAGATTAG
- a CDS encoding tetratricopeptide repeat protein, with protein sequence MAKETVNNHSEFEELVENPDALAERLSHTDDFVKKNKSILLGVFAAIAAIVVAGFLYYNHRTTQNQEAQEAMFQATYYFEADSLSKALNGDGQYKGFVAIADEYSGTDAGNLANFYAGVALLKEGKFAEAQNHLEEFESEDYLLQARAYSLIGDALLEQGKNKEAADQYMKAANHNANPFFSPQYIMKAGIAYEADNNFKAAAEAYDKIVTDYVTAAELNDAKKYKARAEALAGGAK encoded by the coding sequence ATGGCAAAAGAAACAGTAAACAATCACAGCGAGTTTGAAGAGCTGGTTGAGAATCCGGATGCGTTAGCAGAGCGTTTATCGCACACGGATGATTTCGTAAAGAAAAACAAGTCAATTCTGCTTGGTGTGTTTGCCGCCATTGCCGCTATAGTTGTAGCAGGCTTTTTATACTATAACCACCGCACTACCCAGAACCAGGAAGCGCAGGAAGCGATGTTCCAGGCAACCTATTACTTCGAAGCTGACTCATTGAGCAAGGCCCTGAACGGCGATGGCCAGTACAAAGGCTTTGTAGCAATAGCTGACGAGTATAGCGGAACTGATGCTGGTAATCTGGCGAATTTCTATGCTGGTGTGGCCCTTTTAAAAGAAGGTAAATTTGCAGAAGCGCAGAATCACCTGGAAGAGTTTGAGTCTGAAGACTACCTGCTGCAGGCACGTGCTTATAGTTTAATTGGCGATGCATTATTAGAACAAGGCAAAAACAAGGAAGCTGCTGACCAGTACATGAAGGCTGCTAACCACAATGCCAATCCATTCTTTTCGCCACAGTACATTATGAAAGCTGGTATCGCCTACGAAGCCGATAACAACTTTAAAGCAGCTGCGGAAGCTTACGATAAGATTGTAACAGACTACGTAACAGCAGCTGAACTGAACGATGCTAAAAAATACAAGGCTCGTGCTGAAGCATTAGCCGGAGGCGCTAAATAA
- the pdhA gene encoding pyruvate dehydrogenase (acetyl-transferring) E1 component subunit alpha yields MATKEKAKAKSTKAKVQAEPKFSKETYMWWFENMKLIRRFEEKTGQLYGQQKIKGFCHLYIGQEACVAGAVTALTKDDKWITAYRDHAHPLALGTDPGAVMAEMYAKVTGCSKGKGGSMHMFDKSVNFVGGHGIVGGQVPLGAGLAFAEKYNKTGNLCICYMGDGAVRQGAFHEALNMAMSWKLPVIFVIENNGYAMGTSVSRTSNVQDLYKLGSAYDMPSFPVDAMSVENVHTAVAEAAERARAGEGPTLLEFRTYRYKGHSMSDPAKYRTKEELEDYKGRDSIEAVAATILSNGWATEEDLLQIDEKIKQRVMDAVKFAEESPFPDPSELYTDIYVEPDYPYVMD; encoded by the coding sequence ATGGCTACGAAAGAAAAGGCAAAAGCGAAGTCGACGAAAGCAAAGGTACAGGCTGAGCCAAAGTTTTCAAAGGAAACATATATGTGGTGGTTCGAGAACATGAAACTCATCCGCCGCTTCGAAGAAAAAACAGGCCAGTTATATGGTCAGCAAAAAATTAAAGGTTTCTGCCACCTGTACATTGGCCAGGAAGCTTGTGTGGCTGGTGCCGTAACTGCACTTACCAAAGACGATAAGTGGATAACTGCTTACCGCGACCACGCACACCCGCTTGCTTTAGGCACTGACCCGGGCGCTGTAATGGCCGAAATGTATGCTAAAGTTACCGGTTGCTCTAAGGGCAAAGGTGGCTCTATGCACATGTTCGATAAGAGCGTGAACTTTGTTGGTGGCCACGGTATAGTTGGCGGCCAGGTGCCACTAGGTGCTGGTCTGGCATTTGCCGAGAAGTATAACAAAACAGGCAACCTGTGCATTTGCTACATGGGTGATGGTGCAGTGCGTCAGGGTGCTTTCCACGAAGCGCTTAATATGGCCATGAGCTGGAAACTGCCTGTAATTTTCGTGATCGAGAACAATGGTTACGCCATGGGTACTTCGGTATCGCGTACATCAAACGTACAGGATCTTTACAAACTGGGCTCAGCATACGATATGCCTTCGTTCCCGGTAGATGCCATGAGCGTGGAGAACGTGCATACTGCCGTAGCTGAAGCTGCTGAGCGTGCCCGTGCCGGCGAAGGACCAACCCTGCTGGAGTTCAGAACTTACCGCTACAAAGGTCACTCCATGTCTGACCCTGCCAAGTACAGAACCAAAGAAGAGCTGGAAGACTACAAAGGCCGCGACTCGATAGAAGCAGTAGCTGCAACTATACTTAGCAATGGTTGGGCTACCGAAGAGGACCTGCTGCAGATTGATGAAAAAATAAAGCAGAGAGTAATGGATGCCGTGAAATTTGCCGAAGAATCTCCGTTCCCGGACCCATCTGAATTATACACAGATATTTACGTGGAGCCGGACTACCCTTACGTAATGGACTAA